The following are encoded together in the Acetomicrobium sp. S15 = DSM 107314 genome:
- a CDS encoding transketolase C-terminal domain-containing protein produces MDDADVALIAYGSEVRPCIDAMEMARADGIKVGVFAVAVGSSKD; encoded by the coding sequence ATGGATGATGCTGATGTAGCGCTCATAGCTTATGGCAGCGAAGTGCGTCCATGTATAGACGCGATGGAGATGGCCAGAGCTGACGGTATTAAGGTTGGGGTTTTTGCAGTAGCTGTTGGTTCAAGTAAAGATTAG